From the genome of Flavobacterium luteolum, one region includes:
- a CDS encoding c-type cytochrome, translating to MNKLFLLTMFGFVLLTSCGKEKSNTDQDFSTPTAAEKTAEKTADAESYDPKRGLGKYETVELGASLDKALAEKGLKTAEVKCTSCHKPTDEKLVGPGWKGVTERRTPQWIMNFITNPDPMIDKDPELQAQLELCMIRMPNQGLTEDEARSILEYMRQNDGVK from the coding sequence ATGAACAAACTATTCTTATTAACAATGTTTGGTTTTGTCCTGCTAACATCATGCGGGAAAGAAAAGTCAAACACCGATCAGGATTTTTCTACTCCAACTGCAGCTGAGAAAACAGCTGAAAAAACAGCTGATGCAGAATCTTATGATCCAAAAAGAGGTCTTGGGAAGTATGAAACAGTTGAATTAGGAGCTTCTTTAGATAAAGCATTAGCTGAAAAAGGGCTTAAGACTGCCGAAGTAAAATGCACCTCCTGTCATAAACCAACAGATGAAAAATTAGTTGGTCCGGGATGGAAAGGGGTAACAGAAAGAAGAACACCTCAATGGATCATGAATTTTATTACCAATCCAGACCCAATGATTGATAAAGATCCAGAATTGCAAGCGCAATTAGAGCTTTGCATGATTCGTATGCCTAACCAAGGGTTAACAGAAGATGAAGCAAGATCTATTTTGGAATATATGCGCCAGAATGATGGAGTAAAATAA
- the nadA gene encoding quinolinate synthase NadA, producing MNKNFLVQEIIRLKKEKNAVILAHYYQDEDIQEIADFIGDSLELAKKAQNTNADIIVFAGVHFMAETAKILNPNKKVVLPDWNAGCSLADGCPPEDFRLFKEQHPDHIVVTYINCSAQIKAMSDLVCTSANAKKIIESIPAEQKIIFAPDENLGKYLQKETKRELVLWKGSCVVHEAFSLDKLIEIYNKNPTAKIVAHPESEDHILKAAHYIGSTSGIINFIKTDPAAVFIVATEAGILHELSKAVPDKKLIPAPTTEDNSCACSECAYMKMNTLEKLYLCLKNERPEMLIKDELRIEALRPIKRMLELS from the coding sequence ATGAATAAGAACTTTTTAGTACAGGAAATAATCCGATTGAAAAAGGAAAAAAATGCTGTTATCCTAGCTCATTATTATCAAGATGAGGATATTCAGGAAATAGCAGATTTTATTGGAGATAGTCTTGAACTGGCAAAAAAAGCTCAGAATACAAATGCAGATATTATTGTTTTTGCAGGAGTCCACTTTATGGCAGAAACAGCAAAAATTTTAAACCCAAACAAAAAGGTAGTACTGCCCGATTGGAACGCTGGCTGTTCGCTTGCTGATGGCTGTCCGCCTGAAGATTTTAGATTATTCAAAGAACAGCATCCCGATCATATTGTGGTTACTTACATCAATTGTTCTGCCCAAATAAAAGCTATGAGCGATTTAGTCTGCACATCGGCAAATGCAAAAAAGATAATCGAATCTATACCAGCAGAACAAAAAATCATATTTGCTCCAGATGAAAACTTGGGCAAATACCTTCAAAAAGAAACCAAACGCGAACTGGTCTTATGGAAAGGCTCTTGTGTTGTACATGAAGCCTTTTCATTAGACAAACTAATCGAAATATATAACAAAAATCCGACTGCAAAAATTGTAGCACACCCTGAATCTGAAGACCATATTTTAAAAGCAGCACATTACATTGGCTCAACTTCGGGAATTATTAATTTCATTAAAACGGATCCTGCTGCCGTTTTCATTGTGGCCACAGAAGCCGGTATCCTGCACGAGCTTTCAAAAGCTGTACCTGATAAAAAGCTGATTCCGGCTCCTACCACAGAAGACAATAGCTGTGCCTGCAGTGAATGTGCCTATATGAAAATGAATACACTCGAAAAATTGTATTTGTGCCTCAAAAATGAAAGACCAGAAATGCTAATTAAAGATGAGCTGAGAATTGAAGCCTTAAGGCCTATTAAAAGAATGCTCGAATTATCATAA
- a CDS encoding nitrous oxide reductase accessory protein NosL — MLFLSGLLLISAIFFPIWKIELTAPQYPEGLVLKLHASKIAGDVDIINGLNHYIGMKTLHTKDFIEFKVLPFILAGLGISSIACAWKSKRKGLFVFFFSFVLFGILSACDFYRWNYEYGHNLDPNAAIRVPGMAYQPPMLGYKQLLNFGAYSVPDIGGWMLITVGALLFAAIIKEKYTKPSGRLLGVLLVPAFLFSCSGDKAVPIKLNTDNCDFCMMGISDGRHGAEIITEKGRAYKFDDIACMAHYCKEHKDTKIKAYYVHDYNKNNELIKAENAFFVSGGTIKSPMNGNIAAFSNKSEAKAFEAQSKGLEIEWTAILNN, encoded by the coding sequence ATGCTCTTTTTATCAGGACTTTTATTAATTAGTGCTATTTTTTTTCCAATCTGGAAAATCGAGCTTACAGCGCCACAATATCCAGAAGGTTTGGTATTAAAACTTCATGCTTCTAAGATTGCTGGTGATGTAGATATCATCAACGGATTGAATCATTACATTGGAATGAAAACATTGCATACTAAAGATTTTATTGAGTTTAAAGTGCTACCGTTTATTCTTGCAGGATTAGGTATTAGTTCTATTGCTTGTGCTTGGAAATCAAAAAGAAAAGGACTCTTTGTTTTCTTTTTTTCTTTTGTGCTGTTCGGGATATTATCTGCTTGCGATTTCTACAGATGGAACTACGAATACGGTCATAATCTAGATCCGAATGCTGCCATTAGAGTTCCTGGAATGGCATATCAGCCACCAATGCTTGGCTACAAACAGCTGTTAAATTTTGGTGCTTATTCAGTTCCTGATATTGGAGGTTGGATGCTGATTACAGTAGGAGCTTTGCTGTTTGCTGCTATTATAAAGGAAAAATATACTAAACCATCTGGTCGGCTCTTGGGCGTTTTGCTGGTTCCTGCTTTTCTTTTTTCATGTTCTGGAGACAAGGCTGTTCCTATTAAACTAAATACAGATAATTGTGATTTCTGTATGATGGGAATTAGTGACGGAAGACATGGAGCCGAAATTATTACGGAGAAAGGAAGGGCATACAAGTTTGATGATATTGCTTGTATGGCACATTATTGTAAGGAGCACAAAGACACCAAAATAAAAGCATATTACGTACACGATTACAACAAAAATAATGAACTCATTAAGGCAGAAAATGCCTTTTTTGTTTCGGGTGGCACGATAAAAAGTCCAATGAACGGAAATATTGCCGCTTTTTCTAATAAGAGTGAGGCCAAGGCTTTTGAAGCACAGTCAAAAGGACTTGAAATAGAATGGACGGCAATTTTGAATAACTAG
- the nosZ gene encoding Sec-dependent nitrous-oxide reductase produces MKNKFLKSIFVVTLGCALFVSCKPKDSTDAVEGDAAQKVYVAPGKYDEFYNFVSGGFSGQVSVYGLPSGRLLKVMPVFSQDPQSGYGYSEETKPMLNTSHGYVPWDDQHHLDLSQTNGEVDGRWIFANANNTPRIARIDLKTFKTAEIIELPNCGGNHSSPFITQNTEYVVGASRFSVPADNDNGDVPINTYKKNFKGYLSFVKVGKEGELDLAFQIIAPGVNFDLSHPGKKESHGWFFFSCYNTEQANTLLEVNASKNDKDFIMAVNWKKAEEYIKAGKGKRIPAKYAHNTWDEKTQSAKSEIKNEVLTLDASELKDICYMIPCPKSPHGCDIDPTGEYIVGSGKLAALIPVFSFTKLKDAIAKKQFDGNYAGIPVVKYEAALHGEVQKPGLGPLHTEFDGKGNAYTTMFVSSEVVKWNIKDLKVLDRKATYYSPGHLMVPGGNTEKPFGKYMVVYNKITKDRYLPTGPELAQSAQLFDISGDKMKLLLDFPTIGEPHYAQGIPADKVRNNGQLKYYDIAANKHPFATKGEKESKVVREGNKVHIYMTCIRSHFAPDNIEGIRVGDEVYFHVTNLEQDWDVPHGFAIKGANNAELLIMPGETLTLKWVPEKKGIFPFYCTDFCSALHQEMQGYVRVSPAGSNVPITYSVGTNLPKE; encoded by the coding sequence ATGAAAAATAAATTTTTAAAATCGATTTTCGTTGTTACGTTAGGGTGTGCTTTGTTTGTTTCGTGCAAACCGAAAGATTCTACAGATGCTGTTGAAGGCGATGCGGCCCAAAAAGTCTATGTAGCACCCGGAAAATATGATGAATTCTACAACTTTGTATCGGGCGGTTTTAGCGGTCAGGTCAGTGTTTACGGACTTCCGAGCGGAAGATTGCTAAAGGTAATGCCGGTTTTTTCTCAAGATCCGCAAAGCGGTTATGGTTATAGTGAAGAAACAAAACCAATGTTGAATACTTCACATGGTTATGTGCCTTGGGATGATCAGCATCACTTAGATTTATCACAAACCAATGGAGAAGTAGATGGACGATGGATTTTCGCTAATGCGAATAATACGCCACGTATTGCGCGTATTGATTTGAAAACGTTTAAAACAGCAGAAATTATTGAGCTTCCAAATTGCGGAGGAAATCACTCTTCGCCATTTATTACCCAAAATACAGAATATGTGGTAGGAGCCAGCCGTTTTAGTGTTCCTGCGGATAATGACAATGGAGATGTTCCAATTAATACGTACAAGAAAAACTTTAAAGGATATTTAAGTTTTGTGAAAGTTGGAAAAGAAGGAGAATTGGATCTTGCTTTCCAAATTATAGCTCCGGGTGTTAATTTTGACCTTAGCCACCCTGGTAAAAAAGAATCTCATGGATGGTTTTTCTTCTCATGTTATAATACAGAACAAGCCAATACCTTATTGGAAGTTAATGCTTCTAAAAATGATAAGGATTTTATCATGGCAGTAAACTGGAAAAAAGCAGAAGAATATATTAAAGCTGGAAAAGGAAAACGAATTCCTGCAAAATATGCCCACAATACTTGGGATGAAAAAACTCAAAGTGCTAAATCTGAAATTAAGAATGAGGTTTTAACTCTAGATGCTTCTGAATTGAAAGATATTTGTTACATGATTCCATGTCCGAAATCACCACACGGCTGTGATATTGATCCAACAGGAGAATATATTGTAGGTAGTGGAAAATTGGCGGCTTTAATTCCTGTATTTAGCTTTACAAAATTGAAAGATGCTATTGCTAAAAAACAATTTGATGGCAATTATGCTGGAATTCCGGTTGTAAAATACGAAGCTGCTCTTCATGGAGAAGTTCAAAAACCTGGTTTAGGACCTCTTCATACCGAATTTGACGGAAAAGGAAATGCTTATACTACAATGTTCGTTTCATCTGAAGTAGTGAAATGGAACATCAAAGACTTAAAAGTTTTAGACAGAAAAGCAACTTATTATTCTCCTGGACACTTAATGGTTCCTGGTGGAAATACAGAAAAACCATTTGGAAAATACATGGTGGTTTACAATAAAATTACCAAAGACCGTTATTTGCCAACTGGTCCAGAATTGGCACAAAGTGCTCAGCTGTTTGACATCAGCGGAGATAAAATGAAATTGCTTCTGGATTTCCCGACTATTGGAGAACCGCACTATGCACAAGGTATTCCAGCAGATAAAGTTAGAAATAATGGACAGCTGAAATATTATGATATTGCAGCCAACAAACATCCTTTTGCGACTAAAGGTGAAAAAGAATCTAAAGTAGTTCGAGAAGGCAATAAAGTACATATTTATATGACTTGTATTCGTTCGCACTTTGCCCCAGATAATATCGAAGGAATTCGCGTTGGAGACGAAGTGTATTTCCATGTCACCAACCTTGAGCAAGACTGGGATGTTCCTCACGGATTTGCCATAAAAGGAGCAAACAACGCCGAATTGCTAATCATGCCAGGAGAAACCTTAACATTAAAATGGGTTCCTGAGAAAAAAGGAATTTTCCCATTCTATTGTACAGACTTCTGCAGTGCTTTGCACCAAGAAATGCAAGGATATGTGCGAGTTTCGCCAGCAGGAAGCAATGTTCCAATTACGTATAGCGTAGGTACCAATTTACCAAAAGAATAG
- a CDS encoding nitrous oxide reductase family maturation protein NosD, whose product MKFHFCLSFLLFFNCLWSQKIEVGSDKLVKTIKKAIELAKTGDTIIVNKGIYREGNIIIDKKIVLQGKDMPVLDGQQKYEVVSIKADSVIFSGFKVINSGYASLNDPCGIKIYDKIGVVVKDNFLENNFFGIYVQKGSNCIVKNNTIKAYQKEEQRIGNGIHCWKSDSMQIIGNRISGHRDGIYFEFVSNSVIWRNVSKANIRYGLHFMFSNDDAYIGNVFKNNGAGVAVMFTRNVKMFNNYFEENWGDAAYGLLLKEISDSYIVGNKFIRNTSGIYMEGTSRVKLERNIFKDNGWGMKVQASCMDNVISFNNFLSNTFDISTNGSLVLNHFNNNYWDKYEGYDLNRDGIGDVPFHPLSLFAVITENNPSAMLLFRSFMITLLDKSEKILPSITPDNFVDESPEMKSFVL is encoded by the coding sequence ATGAAATTTCATTTTTGCCTTTCATTCCTATTGTTTTTTAATTGTCTCTGGTCTCAAAAGATTGAAGTAGGTTCAGATAAGTTAGTTAAAACAATTAAAAAGGCAATAGAGCTTGCTAAAACTGGAGATACCATTATTGTCAATAAAGGCATTTATCGAGAAGGCAATATTATTATAGATAAAAAAATAGTTCTGCAGGGAAAAGACATGCCAGTTCTGGACGGACAGCAAAAATATGAAGTAGTTTCAATAAAAGCCGACAGCGTAATTTTTTCTGGATTTAAAGTGATCAATTCAGGATATGCTTCCCTTAATGATCCCTGTGGAATTAAAATATATGATAAAATCGGAGTGGTCGTAAAAGACAATTTTTTAGAGAATAACTTTTTCGGAATTTATGTTCAGAAAGGATCAAACTGCATCGTAAAAAACAATACTATAAAAGCCTATCAAAAAGAAGAACAGCGTATCGGGAATGGTATTCATTGTTGGAAAAGCGATAGCATGCAGATTATAGGAAATAGAATTTCGGGACATCGTGACGGAATTTATTTTGAGTTTGTTTCCAATTCTGTTATCTGGCGAAATGTATCTAAAGCCAACATTCGTTACGGATTACATTTTATGTTCTCCAATGATGATGCTTACATCGGCAATGTTTTTAAAAATAATGGCGCTGGAGTGGCGGTTATGTTTACCAGAAATGTAAAAATGTTTAACAATTATTTTGAAGAGAATTGGGGTGATGCCGCTTATGGTTTATTGCTCAAAGAAATTTCAGACAGCTATATTGTTGGAAATAAATTTATCCGAAATACTTCTGGAATTTACATGGAAGGAACAAGCCGTGTAAAACTGGAACGTAATATTTTTAAAGACAACGGCTGGGGAATGAAAGTGCAGGCAAGCTGTATGGATAATGTGATTTCGTTTAATAATTTTCTTTCCAATACTTTCGATATCAGTACTAATGGAAGCCTTGTTCTAAATCATTTCAATAATAATTATTGGGATAAATATGAAGGCTACGATTTAAATCGGGACGGAATTGGCGATGTGCCTTTTCATCCGCTGAGTCTTTTTGCTGTTATTACAGAAAACAATCCGTCGGCTATGCTTTTGTTCCGAAGTTTCATGATTACGCTTTTGGATAAATCAGAAAAAATATTGCCCAGTATAACACCCGATAATTTTGTCGATGAATCTCCCGAAATGAAATCTTTTGTACTATGA
- a CDS encoding TonB-dependent receptor, producing the protein MMKNLTATFLAVFSTICWAQEKPNDSLETVKLNEIIVIGSKPSLHLKQSKSLTSVEEYLSKSSKVNMIKRGAYAWEPVINNMATERTVITIDGMRIFGACTDKMDPITSYVEVSNLAEASVASGQQASCHGAGIGGSVDLKRNQFSDKNTGWNGSLNSGFESNNLQKIIGASLGYNDSRFYTHIDFMHRDADNYKAGGNKEISFSQFTKYNISASAGYFINKQNLLEASVIYDKATNVGYPALPMDVSLAEAKIVSLSYKYVPKSSLITNWETKGYFNSITHKMDDTKRPSVPIHMDMPGWSDTYGYYSRINGKIKNHSFLADLNGFYNKSIAEMTMYPSDPNENLMFMCTWPDVRTLYNALSLEDNITISEKDHLRIGANLGFQNNTVANDFGLASLRIFYPDMDASKNRFLKSFATNYTKNKGQFEFGFGLAYAERAPSVSEGYGFYLYNSSDFYDYIGNPNIKNENAIEGNFSVGYKASQIKAKITGSYFYFSNYIIGKIDPNTLPMTIGASGVKRYEAIDNAKIFNTDFNLTYDFLENWQFKSQLTYSFGKDNEGNNLPFISPIKYSAGIDFKKEKINAGINALGNLAQNEFAKVYGQTKTQDYLIFGLNAGYTFNWSQNRIKIQTGVENIFDKYYTTYADWNKIPRMGRNVFVNLTFNFH; encoded by the coding sequence ATGATGAAAAATCTAACAGCAACCTTCTTGGCTGTATTTTCAACAATATGCTGGGCGCAGGAAAAACCAAATGACAGTCTTGAAACCGTAAAGCTTAACGAAATAATTGTCATTGGAAGTAAACCTTCTTTACATCTAAAACAATCAAAATCATTAACCTCTGTAGAAGAATATCTCTCAAAATCATCAAAAGTTAATATGATTAAAAGAGGGGCCTATGCTTGGGAACCAGTTATAAATAACATGGCTACAGAACGCACCGTGATTACGATTGACGGAATGCGCATATTTGGCGCCTGTACCGACAAAATGGATCCGATTACTTCTTATGTTGAGGTTTCAAATTTGGCCGAAGCCAGCGTCGCATCTGGACAGCAGGCAAGCTGTCACGGTGCCGGAATTGGCGGATCTGTCGATTTAAAACGCAATCAGTTTAGTGATAAAAATACAGGCTGGAACGGCAGTTTAAATTCTGGTTTTGAAAGCAATAATCTTCAAAAAATTATTGGTGCGTCTTTAGGCTATAATGATTCTCGATTTTATACCCATATCGATTTTATGCATCGAGATGCCGATAATTATAAAGCAGGAGGCAATAAAGAAATCAGTTTTTCTCAATTTACCAAATACAACATTTCTGCCAGTGCAGGATATTTTATAAACAAACAAAACCTTTTGGAAGCTTCTGTAATTTATGACAAAGCGACAAATGTGGGCTACCCTGCCCTTCCTATGGATGTTTCTTTAGCCGAAGCTAAAATTGTATCTCTAAGTTATAAATATGTACCAAAATCAAGTCTGATAACAAACTGGGAAACAAAAGGATATTTCAATTCTATAACCCACAAAATGGACGATACCAAAAGACCAAGCGTACCGATACACATGGATATGCCAGGATGGTCTGATACTTATGGTTATTATTCGAGAATTAATGGAAAAATTAAAAACCATAGTTTTCTAGCTGACTTGAATGGTTTTTACAATAAGTCAATTGCAGAGATGACAATGTATCCTTCGGATCCTAACGAAAATCTGATGTTTATGTGTACGTGGCCGGATGTCAGAACTTTGTACAACGCATTGTCTTTAGAAGATAATATTACTATTTCCGAAAAAGATCATCTGAGAATTGGCGCAAATCTCGGATTCCAGAATAATACCGTAGCAAATGATTTCGGATTAGCGAGTCTCCGCATTTTTTATCCTGATATGGATGCTTCAAAAAACCGATTTCTAAAAAGCTTTGCCACAAATTATACCAAAAATAAAGGGCAGTTTGAGTTCGGATTTGGTTTGGCTTATGCCGAAAGAGCTCCTTCGGTTTCTGAAGGCTACGGATTTTATCTGTATAACAGCAGTGATTTTTATGATTATATCGGAAATCCCAATATAAAAAATGAAAATGCTATCGAAGGAAACTTTTCTGTTGGGTATAAAGCATCGCAAATCAAAGCAAAAATTACAGGTTCCTACTTCTATTTTTCAAACTATATAATAGGTAAAATTGATCCTAATACGCTTCCTATGACTATTGGTGCTTCTGGAGTAAAAAGATATGAAGCCATTGACAATGCCAAAATATTCAACACTGATTTTAATCTGACTTATGATTTTCTGGAAAATTGGCAATTTAAATCGCAACTGACTTATAGTTTTGGAAAAGATAATGAAGGAAATAATCTGCCATTTATAAGTCCGATTAAATACAGCGCTGGAATCGATTTTAAGAAAGAAAAAATTAATGCTGGAATTAATGCTTTAGGAAATCTGGCTCAAAATGAATTTGCAAAAGTGTACGGACAAACCAAAACTCAAGATTATCTCATTTTTGGACTTAATGCAGGCTATACTTTCAATTGGAGCCAAAACAGAATAAAAATACAAACTGGTGTAGAAAACATTTTTGACAAATATTACACCACTTATGCCGACTGGAATAAAATTCCGCGAATGGGACGAAATGTCTTTGTAAATCTCACTTTCAATTTTCATTAA
- the nadB gene encoding L-aspartate oxidase, with the protein MLKTDILIIGSGISGLFFAMKTAKKRPDLSIVIMTKETAKNTNTQLAQGGIAVVTDLIKDSFNKHIHDTLRSGGGLCDKEVVSMVIKQAPDRLRELIEIGASFDKNEKGQWDLGLEGGHSQHRILHHKDSSGQEIEQKLLKIIKKMPNIELLENHMVIDLNTETKKAKTTCTGAFFFEKKHNRIKYIRARTVVLCTGGCGQLFENTTNPKIATGDGLAIAARAGAEIVDMQYIQFHPTALYTGKENPLFLISEAVRGFGAHIVNEEGKRFLFKYDIRGELSTRDMVSNAISKELQISGKSHVYLDCRHLDAKAFSNQFPVITAHCNELGIRPEKDLIPVVPAAHYQCGGIKVDQNGVTSIKNLYAIGECARTGLHGKNRLASNSLLEGLVFAHQASENVDKTIAEFIFSSQILIPKFPKAHQVDDYLAFEILKKELQKLVTSFYTSEERDAELAFEKIKELHNYAVSLTEAHEITIPFIEFSNMIAASLLIIKQCKAAADQKIC; encoded by the coding sequence ATGCTTAAAACAGATATACTTATCATCGGTTCTGGTATTTCAGGATTATTTTTTGCTATGAAAACGGCAAAAAAACGTCCAGACTTATCTATTGTTATAATGACGAAAGAAACAGCCAAAAATACCAATACGCAACTCGCTCAAGGCGGTATTGCCGTAGTGACAGACCTTATTAAAGACAGTTTTAACAAACACATACATGATACACTTCGTTCTGGAGGCGGCCTATGTGATAAAGAAGTAGTTAGTATGGTTATCAAACAAGCTCCTGACAGGCTTCGAGAACTAATTGAAATAGGCGCTTCATTTGATAAAAATGAAAAAGGACAATGGGATCTGGGTTTAGAAGGCGGGCATTCACAACATAGAATATTGCATCATAAAGATAGCTCCGGACAGGAAATCGAGCAGAAACTGCTCAAAATAATCAAGAAAATGCCCAATATTGAACTTTTAGAGAATCATATGGTCATTGACTTAAATACCGAAACAAAAAAAGCTAAAACTACTTGTACCGGGGCATTTTTCTTTGAAAAGAAACACAATCGAATTAAATACATTAGAGCAAGAACTGTTGTTTTATGCACAGGCGGATGCGGTCAGCTTTTTGAAAACACAACAAATCCGAAAATAGCAACAGGAGACGGATTGGCAATTGCGGCTCGTGCTGGCGCAGAAATTGTCGATATGCAGTACATTCAGTTTCATCCAACAGCTTTATATACAGGAAAAGAAAATCCGCTGTTTTTGATTTCTGAAGCTGTAAGAGGCTTTGGCGCACATATTGTAAATGAGGAAGGAAAAAGATTTTTATTTAAATATGACATCCGAGGCGAATTGTCTACGCGAGATATGGTTTCAAATGCCATTAGTAAAGAACTTCAAATAAGCGGAAAAAGTCATGTTTATTTAGATTGCAGACATTTAGATGCAAAAGCTTTTTCAAATCAATTTCCTGTAATTACAGCTCATTGCAATGAGTTAGGAATTCGTCCAGAAAAAGATCTGATTCCTGTTGTTCCTGCAGCTCATTATCAGTGTGGTGGAATTAAAGTGGATCAAAATGGAGTTACCTCAATAAAAAATCTTTACGCAATTGGGGAATGCGCTAGAACAGGTCTTCATGGTAAAAATCGTCTCGCATCAAACTCTCTTCTTGAAGGTTTGGTCTTTGCACATCAGGCTTCAGAAAATGTAGATAAAACTATTGCCGAATTTATCTTTTCATCACAAATACTAATTCCGAAGTTTCCAAAGGCACATCAAGTTGATGATTATCTTGCTTTTGAAATACTTAAAAAAGAATTGCAAAAACTGGTTACTTCATTTTATACAAGTGAAGAACGTGATGCTGAATTAGCTTTTGAAAAAATAAAAGAGCTTCATAATTACGCCGTTTCGCTTACAGAAGCACACGAAATTACGATTCCATTTATCGAATTTTCAAACATGATTGCGGCTTCTTTGCTGATCATTAAACAATGTAAAGCTGCAGCAGACCAAAAAATATGCTGA
- the ric gene encoding iron-sulfur cluster repair di-iron protein translates to MKLTSKTTIGEIVADDFKTAAIFTKFHIDFCCKGYRTIQEVCKKRDIEESVLIEHIEKARSSSANQSFDYKSWSADMIADYITKTHHRYVTEKSPIILEYLNKLCGVHGAIHPELHEIHTIFSKTYLDLTAHMKREELVVFPFIKKMKAAHSKGTELETPPFLSIETPIVTLKDDHITEGQRFKRIAALTNNYTPPADSCNTYKVAFLMLEEFDKDLKKHIHLENNILFPKAIELEKTFEKVS, encoded by the coding sequence ATGAAACTAACAAGCAAAACAACCATTGGTGAAATCGTCGCAGATGATTTCAAAACAGCAGCCATTTTTACAAAATTCCATATTGATTTTTGCTGCAAAGGATACCGAACTATCCAAGAAGTTTGCAAAAAAAGAGATATAGAAGAAAGTGTTCTTATAGAGCATATTGAAAAAGCAAGAAGCAGTTCTGCCAATCAGTCTTTTGATTATAAAAGCTGGTCTGCAGACATGATTGCAGATTATATAACAAAAACTCATCATAGATATGTTACAGAAAAGTCTCCTATCATTTTGGAGTATTTAAATAAATTATGCGGTGTTCACGGTGCGATTCATCCTGAGCTACATGAAATTCATACTATTTTTTCAAAAACGTATTTGGATCTCACGGCTCATATGAAAAGAGAAGAGTTGGTTGTTTTTCCTTTTATTAAAAAAATGAAAGCCGCACACAGTAAAGGTACAGAACTGGAAACACCGCCTTTTTTATCTATTGAAACGCCAATTGTAACCTTAAAAGATGATCATATTACAGAAGGGCAGCGCTTTAAAAGAATTGCGGCATTAACCAATAATTACACACCGCCTGCTGACTCATGCAACACCTATAAAGTAGCTTTTCTTATGTTAGAAGAATTTGACAAAGATTTAAAAAAGCACATTCATCTGGAAAACAACATCTTGTTTCCTAAAGCAATTGAGCTCGAAAAAACATTTGAAAAAGTGTCATAA